The window CTTGTCTGCCTTGGGCGTCCGGACTGGCTTGGTTAATACAACAGTAGGAAGAGGCTCATAAGGATAACATCTCAATCCGGTAACTATGGCAAACTCCTTCATGCCAAAGCAAACCGGCATGCCACAGTAATTGATCCAAATCTCATCCTTTCTATCACAAATAATCTTACGCTTCAAAAGCTCAGAAACCATTGTCATTTGAAATCGGGCACTGGTATCTTCAGGCAAATCTAAATAGAGCCCAAAGCAGCTAGCCCTAAAGAAATTCTCCAACCCCTGCTGCCGGAGAATGCCCCTGAAGGTGTCAAAGCCCTTGCCCATGGTTGATCTAACCACAAAATCACCAGACAAATCCTTATTTTCATTCAGCGGCATCGTCACGCCGTACTTTTCAATGCTGAAACTCTTGACGACCTCCTCAATCGAAGGTTTATTGGGATCTATGACAATACTAGAAGACTCAACAAGATTGGCATCCACattatgtttcctttttcttcttaactCAGCCAAGATCTGATAtgttgattcttcttcttcttcttcattaccattttcagtttctacttcttcttcacctccttcatccccttcagctccttcatccccttcatctccttcttcttcacttacttctttttcatctccttcttcttcatctccttcagcaTTTTCTTCATCTCTTTCAGCagatttttcatcatctttttcactttcttctctagtttcttcactttgttcatttttaTCACTTTCTTTTTCATGCCCAACAGAGGTTTCGTGGGTTTCCTCTCTTTCTGAAGCCCTAGTTTCACTAACTCTTTCCTCATTTGTTGATTGACAAATAGCAGTCACAAGTTTATCTAATGGTGTTTGCACCTTAGCTCTTTTACTACTTTCTCCCTCAGTTGgtttctctccttttcttttaactggagacattttatctacacacaagagatagaaaaatagttttaattggttagtgcaacattcaaagtaaaaagggaaaaggaatatgttgcaacaagtaatcagttgttgcaacagattaataATATATTGCAACAAAATacgaagttgttgcaacaacttattacTTGTTGCAGCAGAATCTTAATCTGTTGGAAATAGAAAACAGTTGCAACAGCTTAGCAACTGTTTAGATTTTTTACAACAGCTTGTTAATATGCTACAACAACTGCTTCAGTTGCTGCAAAAACCTCaacaattgttttgattttatccagcagttgttggataaaatcaaaccttttcctaaaccatagcatgacagcaacaacaacagcaaaaacatctaaatttaactacaaaacatcatctatatttcactacaaacacacaaccatcacaaatctcactcacaacttaaacaaaatacaccaaaaccatgcaacctcagcagatgtttgcaactatcaaacaagtgctgaatttgctgcaacaagtaacctcagttgttggaaaacatcaacaaaattGCAAGCCTTTTTTTTCGAAATAACAAGGAGAAAAAGAACAAAACAGCACCAAAtaccataatttcacaaccacaaccactatttaaaaactcacaaaccccaacaagtgCAACAAATACACGAAACTACAGCAAaacaaacaacattcaagaaaaacccatGCTCTCCTTCATCTtctctaaccaaaatcatcattttcatactctgatttcaaaaccctaacttttgaaccaagtgaaaaaaaaagtttacctgaGAATGAATAGACAAGCAACAACAATGGAGAGAGAGAAAAatgagcagcagcagcaacaatgGAGAGAGAGGAACGAGCAACAACAATGGTGGTCACTGATCGCCGGTTTGAACAGCAGCaacggagagagagagagagagatgagatGAACTGAAGAATGaactgctatttttttttttgaaataaaacgaAGTGGGTCGTGGGGGAAGTGGGTTGGGGTTGGAAGgagtttttgtataatgtgtgtGGGTTGGAAGAAATTTTTGTATAGTGTGTATGggcttttgtgtattttgtaaaagattataagttttaaaaattgTAATTCGGTCCCAATTTAAGTTAATCACATTTTTAAGACAAGTTTGACCTTTGGTCAAACTTGCACCATTTCTAATTATCAGACTTTTTTGTCACCACAACTTAAATCTTCCACGTTACTGCGTGTTTGGCTATTATTCCTAACGTCGCCACTGATGAAGCTGCTCTTCTTGCTTTCAAATCTCACATTTTTCTGATCCAAACAACGTCTTAGCAAGTAACTGGTCTTCTTCCAGCCCAGTTTGCAGCTGGATAGGTATCACTTGCAGTGGGCGTCACAATAGAGTTACTGCTTTAGATATTTCTAGCATGCAACTTCAGGGTACTGTTCCTCCACATCTTGGAAACCTCTCGTTTCTCGTTTCCCTTGACATCAGTAACAACACTTTCCACGGAGATTTTCCAAAAGAGTTGACTCGTTTGCAGAGGTTGAAACTGATTGATGTTACAAGAAACAATTTTAGTGGTTCCATTCCATCATTCTTAACTTTGTTACCTAACCCTCGATTCATTTACCTTTCCAACAACCAATTCTCAGGGGAAATTCCGTCTTCCTTCTCCAATCTCACAAATCTTGAAGAGTTAAGAATACAGAGAAATTTTCTTCAAGGAAAAATCCCTCCTGAAATCGGCGACCTTCGTTACTTGACAATTTTAGACCTGCAGGGTAACAGGCTTACTGGCTCTATGCCCCCATCAATCTTCAACATGACTTCCCTGGTAACTCTTGCTATAATACGCAATCGTCTTGTTGGTAAACTTCCAGTAGATATTTGTAGCAATCTCCCAAATCTTGAAGTGCTTTTACTCTCATCCAACTACCTAGATGGCCTAATTCCACCAAATTTAGAGAAATGCTCAAAGCTAGAATGGTTGACATTGTCTGGAAATGAGTTCACTGGAACTATAACAAGAGAACTTGGGAACCTAACTATGCTCACACTGTTGCATCTTGGAGAAAACCATTTAGAAGGTCCATTTTATGAATTATCTTTTGTTTTTTGGGGCAGAATACCTAAAGACCCCCTAAAATTGGTGTTTTATTCAAATCCCCCTTAAACTATACCTGGTCCGAATTACCTCCTAcagttgccttttttttttataattgtcaCCCCCTCAAACAATTACTGGTCCTAATTACCCCTTATACTTGGCTTTTCAATAGTCGTTAGCCCCTCAAAAGAAAAATggtaaaagaaagaaaacttgGGTTGTATTCTAATAGAGGAATAGAGAAGATATATGGAAGGAGATAAGGAAATAGCCATTGGAATGACTATATAAAAGGAAATAGTATTTTAGATTTTTTACACATCAGATTAATGTGGTTGTTATTTTACACTCTCACGCGCCAAATGTCATTTTGAAatcacttggattatagaaaaaCCAAGTACATGAGGTAATTAGGACCAATTATTGTTTGAGGTGGTAACAAATATTAAAAAACAATCAAGAAAAACCAAGTACATGGGTGTAGTTAGGACCAGACATAGTTTAAGGGAGATTTGAATAAAACTTGCCAAATTTAGGGAGGTCTTCAAGTATTCTGCCTTtgttttttttgctttttgttcTAAAGATTCCTCAAAAGCTAAGCATGTAATGTCAGTCTGAACTAATGTTTATACATTTCTTTTCTAATTCCCAGGAGAGATACCAATTGAGATAGGTAATCTACAAAAACTCCAAGTGCTTGGGTTAAGCAGAAATAAGTTAAGTGGTACTATTCCTGCAAAACTTTTCAACATTTCAGCATTGCAGATATTTACTATATATGGAAATCAGTTATCAGgtagtttaccttcagatttaGGCCTTGGAACGCCTAATCTTGTGGAAGTTTACCTTGGATCAAATAATCTCAGTGGATGAATTGCTCCTACCATCTTGAATGCTTCAAGGCTAACTCTTCTAGACCTTGCAAGCAACAAGTTTACAGGTCCAATTCCTTATTCACTTGGTTCCTTAGAGTGTCTTGAAGTCCTATACTTGGGCAATAACAATTTCATTAATGAGCCATTTTCTTCTGAGTTAGGATTCGTTTCGTCCCTGACTAATTGCAGATATTTAAGAGAAGTGGTCATTGAAGATAATCCTGTGAATGGTTTTCTTCCAGCTTCTATTGGAAATTTTTCTGATTCTTTTCGGATGTTTGTTGCACGTAGAAACAAACTGAAGGGCACAATCCCGGAAGAAATTGGAAACCTAAGTGGTTTACGTGTGTTAGCTCTGTCTCATAATGAATTCACTGGTTCTATTCCTGAGAAGTTGAGAACTATGAACAATCTTCAAGAATTTTACTTGGAAAATAACAGTCTAAGTGGAACTATACCTGATGATATCTGTAGTTTACCGAATCTTGGAGCTTTAAAGTTGACTGGAAATCAAATATCGGGTTCAGTTCCAGCATGTTTAGGAAATGTTTCTACTTTAAGATATCTTCATTTGGCTTTCAACAGATTGAGTTCCATCTTACCTGAAAGCCTTTGGAGCCTTCAAGATCTCTTAGAACTCAATGTATCAGCAAATCTGTTTAGCGGGCGTATACCTCCTGAGGTTGGTAATCTAAAGACTGTGATACTAATCGATCTGTCAAAAAATAGTTTTTCCAGTAATATTCCTAGTactatggggggggggggggcttgaaAGGTTAATTAGTCTTTCCCAAGCTCATTTGGGAAAATGGTGGGATTGGAATTCTTGGATTGTTCTTACAACAATCTTACTAGTGAAATCCCAAAGTCACTTGAAGCACTCTTACATCTCAAGTACTTTGACATCTCTTTTAACAAATTAACGGGAGAAATTCCTAGTGGTGGTTCTTTTGCAAACTTCACCGGTCAATCTTTCATGTCTAACGATGCACTCTGTGGTGCTCCTCGCTTTAATGTGTCGCCATGTTTCCTCAAATTCACTAAGAAGTCAAGAAGAAAGAAAACACTTGTAGGACTATATATCGTATTAGGTATTGGATCAACGTTTCTTGCATTGGTCCTCAGATATGTGTTGTTAAGatggagaaagaaaaagaagaatccaGGTCAAACCGAAGTAACTTTGGTGAAAAGACATGAAAGAATATCTTATCATGAACTTCAACAAGCAACAGGCGGATTCAGTGGGAGCAACTTGCTTGGTACTGGGAGTTTCAGCATGGTGTACAAAGGGATACTTAAATACGGGACTCTTTTGGCAGCAAAGGTATTCAATGTGCGATTGGAGGGAGCGTTCAAGAGCTTTGAAACAGAATGTGAGATACTACGCAACCTTCGCCATCGAAATCTCACAAGAGTGATCACTAGTTGTTCCAACCAAGACTTTAAATCCTTAGTATTGGAATACATGCCCAATGGAACACTTGATAAGTGGATACACTCTCATGACTTGTTCTTAAACATCTTGCAGAGGCTAGATATTATGATAGATGTGGCATCAGCATTAGATTATCTCCACAACGGGTATCCAACACCTGTGGTGCATTGTGACTTGAAGCCAAGCAATGTCTTGCTAGATCGAGGCATGATTGCCCATCTGAGTGATTTTGGCATTGCAAAATTGCTAGCTGATGGGGAGACTTTTGTCCAAACAAGGACTATTGCAACCATTGGATACATTGCTCCAGGTAATAAAACTTTCAAACTTGGCATGCTTTAGGTTTTCGGATTTCAAAATCACTGTCATGTCGTGAATAGTATTTTAGGGATTATTATACAGTGAATAATAATGCGTAATTATACTTCGGTGAACTATGATATACGGATTGTTATGCAGAGAGTGCCAATATTAAGCATATTTTTGTATTTGGATACTTTTATCCAACTATTGCTAATAcacattcatattcatgttcTATCACCCGCAATGATACATAGATTACAGTATAAGTCATATCAGTTTTAGTGATACAGAGTTTAGTACTAGCAAATGACGCTACATTAGTTTGCTTAATATCGAAAACTAAACATTGTATTAATTATGCAGATATTATGTTAGCAGTGCAAACTTTTATACTGCATACCAAACATTTGTATTAGTTACACGAAATTTTATTTCAGATTATCAGGAAACTTATCTAACAAGATTTCGCCCATGATTGCAGAATATGGACAGGATGGAATAGTATCCAAATGCTGTGATGTTTATAGCTTCGGTATCATGATGATGGAAACATTTACTGGGATGAGGCCAAGTGATGAATTGTTTACTGGATATTTTAGCCTAAGATATTGGATTAATGATTCTTTTCCAAGTGGAGTTGGTCAATTTGTGGATGCCAATTTGTTAAGGCCAGAGGAAGAACATATTAAAGCAAAGATGCAATGTGTATTGTCTATCATGGAATTGGCTTTGAGTTTCACTTTAGTGTCACCTGATGCAAGAGTTAACATTGAAGATGCTCTTTCAGCCCTAAATAAGATAAGACATCAGTACGTCACTAGTTGTGCAAAGACTTAAAAAGAGATTCTTTAACTCTTTTATTTCAGTTTTCAATGATTATTTAGGCCAGTTTCATCACTCCACATGATCTGTGTTGTGTGATTCAGAGGTTGTGAAGAAATAAGCTACCAGTGAAGAAGAAACGAAAGGAATAAATCGCGTTTCTGTAACATTAGCTGCTTTAATATTGCATCTTTTTCAGGAGACTATCACTGCATGCAGAAGAGATGAAAAGTTTTAACTGCAGAATGCAGATTCCAAGCTATATGATTGCTTTAGTATTGCCAATTATTACTAAGTTGTTGTACAGAAACCTTGTATTACATCTATGACCAATCATTCCTTTGATAGCTCAATGGAGTTGGTGCGAACTAAAAGACGTAGGGATAAACACATGTTTTCTCATCTACAAAATTGAATGTTTTTATCCCTATATCTTTTTGTATGTCTTTTGAATGTCTTTTGAATGTCTTTATCCCTATGTCTCAAACTACAAAAAAATTTGAATATCTTAATCATCCCTCCTCAAAAGACTAGATCTAATAATCTACAGAAACTAGTAAATTAAGAGCAGCCTTTCTCCATAGAGCAACTGCTATTCTCCAGACTAAGGATGTCATCACTACGAGCAGCCTTTCTCCATAGAGCATGTCATGGCTTTATCAGTTTTCGGGACTCGAATCTTCCATTAACACACTTTCATATCCAATGAAGTGAGAATGAATATGTTCTACAATGCCAAATGAAAGTGAGAATGAATATGTTCTACAATGCCAtttctaatcttttttttttcctcataaAGACAATTTGTGATCATTGTTACTGGAGTGAACTCAGAGATCTTATCACTTTCAACATAGCCATGGAGTCAGGCTCTTAGAGCATTTGGCCCTCATGTCAATTACAGTAGCCTCTTAGAAGCAACTAGAAATATTCACACTGCACTTGGAAGAATAAGCTTAAATTAATAACTTCTATAACATCAAGGTGACAATCCTAATGTTGCTGTCATCTTCTCGGACCAGCTACTAATCAATCCATTGGGTAAACCATTGCATCACCAACTAGCTAATAGACAAAAACCCCTCGACACCATCAATAAATTCCTCCTTTTGCTCATGTTTGCTTTAATTGAAGATTTGCAATATGTAGAATCAGAACCAGTAATTGTTGAGATTCTTGCAGGAATATACACCAATGGAATTCTATATGGAGAGATTCTCGCATGAATATCCATACACTTTAAATTCTAAGGAGAAGGTTTGAAATAATTTTTTGTAATTACATAGAACTGACAAAAAGGTAAAAAATGAACGACCTGGATCATGATAAAGTCTTTTATTACATGAAGAGCTTACGCCATCTTTCTTTAAGCGTTGTTGTTGACACCACCAACTAACCTAATCAACTATCTGGATTACCCCCAAAAAAGCAGTCATTAGTTTTTATCTCTAAGCAAGCACCTTCATAACCGCTACTAAATAACAACCCGAACCACCTCAAATGATAACCTGAATAGGGAGATGCAAGGTAGTTTAACAAGAAATGACTTGAGCAAAAGCTCCTACTACATTTCTAACAACTTTCAAATGCCCCAAAATCATATCTAGCTGCACTAGCACATGATCCCATTTGGAGGAATAAAATCAAAGAGGCAAACAAGCAAAGAATTTCAACCAGTATTGAAGGGAATTGGCTGAAGGGACTGGTTGATGATTTACAATCAAAGGAGGACGAAGGGCTCCGTGGTTAGCTTTTTTTTCCTTACGTGCATTGTACATCTCTTCTGTCTCGATGACAACCAACCTTTTCACCTAAGATCAGTACAAAAATGTAATATAGCTAATTACTACTTCATGTCGAAACTAGCATAGTTGCATAGAAACAAAAAAGGCataaaattcataaataatttaaaacctGCTGAAGCATTCCCCTAACAGTAGGTGTGTTCCATCGCATCACAGTCCGGTTGCATTTGCCGAGGTGCAGTGCCTCTAAGGTACATCTATGGAGCCTTCTAGTGCCTGGAATACCCCTCACAAGGGTTATGTACAGATTAGAGCTCCAGGAGATTGGAGCACAAGCTTTAAAAGCATTGTAAGCACTCATCTCTTCCTGTTTTTCTGTTTTTCGCTTTCCTGCAGCAGAAGTAACACGAAACTTGGCATCAAGGAAAACCTTTTAAACAAGAAGAGTATGACAGGAGGTACGGGATCTAACAGATCTGTTTCGGAATGGTATTTCACAAAACAAAATGTAGCTACCGACAGCATGTTGAGGAACTTAATAATAACAAACACAAGCTAGATGCTAATCAAAGTTACATGTTaggtttgaaagaaagaaagaagagaaggagAGGCAACGAATCTACATCAGCAAGAAGTCAAGTTAAGTGAGGTCAAGGAATAAATGAGTTACTTCTATACCCTCTTTATCAGAGAGCTGTTATATACCTATTGAACATATGAATAATATTAAATAACTTAAAAAACATATGAATAACTTTTCCAACAGTAGTTGATCCATTTACTAACACATTATTACCAAATCAATATAGGGAACACGTTGAGAATATAGATTTTCTTACCCAGGTTTATGTTTCTTTTTTctgttttcttattttctttttctttttggttgattaTTTGGACACATCCTTTATGAACATGAAACTACATATCAAGAAAATCTGTTttcatatttttattattttccaGGATACATGAATAAAATCCAAAAGCATCAAAATACATAGATTGATGGTGGAAGCTGCAGAATTtatgatgtgattcttcgagttaacaaagaatcaatcgaccaggatcttgttgtTGAAGCgcttgatgggcagaattcaagaaacggacctaaatcgggctatacttctcgaaattatgtgatttcaagacgaggagaaagatgacgatttgaactataaaaatggcTCTTGAATCGTTTAAAACGAGTAAATATTGAGGGTacaatgatggaaagaaaattagggttctgggtgTGAAATAGAAcgaaatt is drawn from Lycium barbarum isolate Lr01 chromosome 8, ASM1917538v2, whole genome shotgun sequence and contains these coding sequences:
- the LOC132607940 gene encoding probable leucine-rich repeat receptor-like protein kinase At1g35710 gives rise to the protein MRYLREVVIEDNPVNGFLPASIGNFSDSFRMFVARRNKLKGTIPEEIGNLSGLRVLALSHNEFTGSIPEKLRTMNNLQEFYLENNSLSGTIPDDICSLPNLGALKLTGNQISGSVPACLGNVSTLRYLHLAFNRLSSILPESLWSLQDLLELNVSANLFSGRIPPEFFQ
- the LOC132607941 gene encoding receptor kinase-like protein Xa21, with protein sequence MVGLEFLDCSYNNLTSEIPKSLEALLHLKYFDISFNKLTGEIPSGGSFANFTGQSFMSNDALCGAPRFNVSPCFLKFTKKSRRKKTLVGLYIVLGIGSTFLALVLRYVLLRWRKKKKNPGQTEVTLVKRHERISYHELQQATGGFSGSNLLGTGSFSMVYKGILKYGTLLAAKVFNVRLEGAFKSFETECEILRNLRHRNLTRVITSCSNQDFKSLVLEYMPNGTLDKWIHSHDLFLNILQRLDIMIDVASALDYLHNGYPTPVVHCDLKPSNVLLDRGMIAHLSDFGIAKLLADGETFVQTRTIATIGYIAPDIMLAVQTFILHTKHLY